A part of Microbacterium atlanticum genomic DNA contains:
- a CDS encoding LuxR C-terminal-related transcriptional regulator: MADSASVLERARTAYRSGDWVTARDGFATARDGEAATGRDLRALASCEWWLGRQESCLEILESAFRLLDSGGDEAAAAEAALVVALVRLTRGELTVGTAWARRAHRTLAELPDSAAHAYDVYLTASMDLDGTGTLWPAESVSRMQELAAALRAPAVSALCAVVSGMHAIRAGRPAEGFAQLDEAMLCVVSDELDAEWAGDILCTTIHVCHELADFRRMADWTRAAEAWCASRGTDVVYAGVCRVHRLELQSASGEWDAAEAALQRACDDLASDHPWVAGDGWYQLGEIRRLRGDAAGAHDAYARARACGVDPVPGEALLALEAGDARLAAAMITTPLERRDRMGRVRLLRPGIQIALAGGHAPRAEQLLDELETDAGDFGSDGFRAWAAHARGMVMVAAGDADGAISRLHAALHLFRRLRQPWEQANVLSWLASAHELRDDDTLAAQLREQAAAIFERLGAPPVVVRAAVPSASDGPLTAREREIVELVAQGKSNRRIAEELFISEKTVSRHLANVYVKLDVGSRTAAAAWWHAQAAGRTR, from the coding sequence ATGGCGGACTCGGCGTCCGTGCTCGAGAGGGCGCGGACGGCATATCGGTCCGGTGACTGGGTGACAGCACGGGACGGCTTCGCAACCGCCCGGGACGGGGAAGCGGCCACCGGCCGTGATCTGCGTGCCCTCGCGTCGTGCGAGTGGTGGCTGGGGCGGCAGGAGTCGTGTCTCGAGATCCTCGAAAGCGCCTTCCGGCTCCTCGACTCCGGCGGGGACGAGGCGGCCGCCGCCGAGGCCGCGCTCGTGGTGGCGCTCGTGCGGCTGACGCGGGGCGAGCTGACCGTCGGCACCGCGTGGGCGCGGCGGGCTCACCGCACCCTCGCCGAGCTGCCGGACTCGGCGGCGCATGCGTATGACGTCTACCTGACGGCGAGCATGGACCTCGACGGCACCGGCACGCTGTGGCCGGCCGAGAGCGTGTCGCGGATGCAGGAGCTCGCGGCCGCGCTGCGGGCGCCGGCGGTCTCGGCACTCTGCGCCGTCGTGTCGGGCATGCACGCCATCCGCGCGGGGCGGCCGGCCGAGGGCTTCGCGCAGCTCGACGAGGCGATGCTCTGCGTCGTGTCGGACGAGCTCGACGCGGAATGGGCCGGCGACATCCTGTGCACGACCATTCACGTGTGCCACGAGCTCGCCGACTTCCGGCGGATGGCGGACTGGACCCGCGCCGCCGAGGCGTGGTGCGCGTCACGGGGCACCGACGTCGTGTACGCCGGCGTGTGCCGCGTGCACCGGCTCGAGCTGCAATCGGCGAGCGGGGAGTGGGATGCCGCCGAGGCCGCGCTGCAGCGCGCGTGCGACGACCTCGCCTCCGACCACCCGTGGGTCGCCGGCGACGGGTGGTATCAGCTCGGGGAGATCCGGCGCCTGCGCGGAGACGCCGCCGGGGCGCACGACGCCTACGCCCGTGCCCGCGCCTGCGGCGTCGACCCCGTGCCGGGTGAGGCGCTGCTCGCGCTGGAGGCGGGTGATGCGCGGCTGGCTGCCGCCATGATCACGACCCCGCTGGAGCGGCGGGACCGCATGGGCCGCGTGCGGCTGCTGCGCCCCGGCATCCAGATCGCCCTGGCCGGCGGGCACGCCCCGCGGGCGGAGCAGCTGCTGGACGAGCTCGAGACGGACGCCGGGGACTTCGGCAGCGACGGCTTCCGGGCGTGGGCGGCGCACGCGCGGGGGATGGTCATGGTGGCCGCCGGCGATGCCGACGGTGCGATCAGCCGCCTGCACGCCGCCCTCCACCTCTTCCGGCGCCTGCGGCAGCCCTGGGAGCAGGCGAACGTGCTCAGCTGGCTGGCCTCCGCACACGAACTGCGCGACGACGACACGCTGGCGGCGCAGCTCCGCGAGCAGGCCGCGGCCATCTTCGAGCGCTTGGGCGCACCCCCCGTGGTGGTGCGCGCGGCGGTCCCCTCGGCGTCGGACGGCCCGTTGACGGCCCGCGAACGCGAGATCGTCGAGCTCGTCGCGCAGGGCAAGTCGAACCGCCGGATCGCGGAGGAGCTGTTCATCAGCGAGAAGACGGTCAGCCGGCACCTTGCCAACGTCTACGTGAAGCTCGACGTCGGCTCCCGCACGGCCGCGGCGGCGTGGTGGCACGCGCAGGCCGCGGGCCGCACCCGCTGA
- a CDS encoding SAM-dependent methyltransferase translates to MSTTITETNAAATAAFEDRIMNAALGWFDLTAVHLGSQLGWYAALAQSDGLTAEELAARTGTHARYAQEWLEQQAASGFLRAEEGRTYAERRFTLAPGAEEVLLDRGSRSYLEPLARMAAAASGQLEALLQAYRTGGGVSWEQLGRHAREAQADMNRPWFEQLGPVFAGIEHIDAALRRPDARIADLGSGGGWSSISLAQAYPQLRVVGFDIDEASVELARRNAAEAGVADRVEFLLADAALAAEHGPFDAVFAFECLHDMPHPVEVLAAARAAVREDGVVVIMDEATEERFAADASELERLLYGFSIFVCLPDGLSHRPSAGTGTVMRPDTLRRYARNAGWSDIRVLVPEFGLWRFYEIV, encoded by the coding sequence ATGTCCACGACGATCACCGAGACGAACGCAGCGGCCACGGCCGCGTTCGAGGACCGGATCATGAACGCCGCACTGGGCTGGTTCGACCTCACCGCCGTGCACCTCGGCTCGCAGCTCGGCTGGTACGCCGCGCTGGCGCAGTCCGACGGCCTCACGGCGGAGGAGCTGGCCGCCCGCACCGGCACCCACGCCCGCTACGCGCAGGAGTGGCTCGAGCAGCAGGCCGCCAGCGGCTTCCTCCGCGCCGAGGAGGGCCGGACGTACGCCGAGCGGCGCTTCACGCTCGCCCCCGGTGCCGAGGAGGTCCTGCTGGACCGCGGCAGCCGGTCGTACCTCGAGCCGCTCGCCCGCATGGCGGCCGCCGCCTCCGGACAGCTCGAGGCGCTCCTGCAGGCCTACCGCACCGGCGGGGGCGTCAGCTGGGAGCAGCTCGGCCGGCATGCGCGCGAGGCTCAGGCAGACATGAACCGCCCGTGGTTCGAGCAGCTGGGACCGGTCTTCGCCGGTATCGAGCACATCGACGCGGCGCTGCGGCGCCCCGACGCCCGCATCGCCGACCTCGGGTCGGGAGGCGGCTGGTCCTCCATCTCGCTCGCACAGGCGTACCCGCAGCTGCGGGTCGTCGGCTTCGACATCGACGAGGCGTCGGTCGAGCTGGCACGGCGCAACGCCGCGGAAGCCGGCGTCGCCGACCGGGTCGAGTTCCTTCTCGCGGACGCGGCGCTCGCCGCCGAGCACGGGCCGTTCGACGCCGTCTTCGCGTTCGAGTGCCTTCACGACATGCCGCACCCCGTCGAGGTGCTCGCCGCGGCACGCGCCGCGGTGCGCGAGGACGGCGTGGTGGTGATCATGGACGAGGCCACCGAGGAGCGCTTCGCCGCCGACGCGAGCGAGCTCGAGCGGCTGCTGTACGGGTTCAGCATCTTCGTGTGCCTCCCGGACGGGCTCTCACACCGGCCGAGCGCGGGCACCGGCACGGTCATGCGCCCCGACACGCTGCGCCGGTACGCGCGGAATGCGGGCTGGAGCGACATCCGCGTCCTCGTGCCCGAGTTCGGGCTGTGGCGCTTCTACGAGATCGTCTGA
- a CDS encoding transposase, giving the protein MATDADDFDAIARELYALPPAQFTAARNARAGLAAPALAKRIKALRKPTVPAWSVNLLAREGQLSEALELSAALREAQDDLDAAELSRLGKQRRQLVAALAKEAVGLAADAGVTLGPAAREEAEKTINAAVMDAGAAAAVLTARLVKPLEAGDIDDSTLADAVGGSLPGVAAPPPRDDLAERRARRAAEKAAREAERAAGEAERELARVDARRAKAQERVDHVRERIDDLRRDLAGLEADEEAAVGKLDAVERERADAAAKASAAAKEAERAQRALDGL; this is encoded by the coding sequence ATGGCGACGGATGCCGACGACTTCGATGCGATCGCACGCGAACTGTACGCCCTGCCACCCGCGCAGTTCACGGCCGCGCGCAACGCGCGCGCGGGGCTCGCCGCACCGGCGCTGGCCAAGCGGATCAAGGCCCTGCGCAAGCCGACCGTGCCGGCGTGGAGCGTGAACCTCCTCGCGCGCGAGGGGCAGCTGTCGGAGGCGCTCGAGCTCTCCGCCGCGCTGCGCGAGGCGCAGGACGACCTCGACGCCGCCGAGCTGTCGAGGCTCGGCAAGCAGCGGCGCCAGCTCGTCGCCGCCCTGGCCAAGGAGGCGGTGGGTCTCGCCGCCGACGCCGGCGTGACGCTCGGTCCCGCCGCGCGCGAGGAGGCAGAGAAGACGATCAACGCGGCGGTGATGGACGCCGGCGCCGCCGCGGCGGTGCTCACCGCCCGGCTCGTCAAGCCGCTCGAGGCCGGCGACATCGACGACAGCACGCTCGCCGACGCGGTGGGGGGCTCGCTTCCCGGGGTGGCAGCGCCGCCGCCGCGCGACGACCTGGCCGAGCGCCGGGCGCGCCGCGCGGCGGAGAAGGCCGCGCGCGAGGCCGAACGCGCGGCCGGCGAGGCGGAGCGGGAGCTCGCCCGCGTCGACGCCCGCCGGGCGAAGGCTCAGGAGCGCGTCGACCACGTGCGCGAGCGCATCGACGACCTCCGACGCGATCTGGCCGGGCTCGAGGCCGACGAGGAGGCCGCCGTCGGCAAGCTGGACGCCGTCGAGCGGGAGCGGGCCGATGCCGCGGCGAAGGCGAGTGCGGCGGCGAAGGAGGCCGAACGCGCACAGCGCGCGCTCGACGGCCTCTGA
- a CDS encoding cation:proton antiporter produces the protein MDDLTPTTLVLIPLLAVLAPLLARGIGRWVRVPVVVFELVLGILIGPAVLGWTGPSEFVETLANFGLAMLFFVAGTEIEFGSFRGRLGRRASLGWLISLVAGIAAGLILAPGEAAVVIGIALCSTALGTLLPILRDAGELPTPFGKAVAAVGAIGEFGPLVAISIFLGGREPGLSTVVLVLFAAFAAGAIWLAFRIPRGAMHAFINSTLHTSGQFAIRVIFLILAVLVALSVVLDLDMLLGAFTAGVVWRLLMRDASEHDRHAVESKIEGVAFGFMVPIFFIYTGITFDLEALMADPVLLVLVPVVLVALFVVRGLPSTLAVPEGSSRRDRLAMALLGATGLPIIVAVTAIGVDEGILTTTQQSVLVAGGMLSVLVFPLVGVTLRGRRATAPIALQDDMA, from the coding sequence GTGGACGACCTCACCCCCACGACCCTGGTGCTGATCCCGCTGCTGGCGGTGCTCGCGCCGCTGCTCGCCCGCGGGATCGGCCGGTGGGTGCGCGTGCCCGTCGTGGTGTTCGAGCTCGTGCTGGGCATCCTCATCGGCCCGGCGGTGCTCGGGTGGACGGGCCCCAGCGAGTTCGTCGAGACGTTGGCGAACTTCGGCCTGGCCATGCTGTTCTTCGTCGCCGGCACCGAGATCGAGTTCGGCTCGTTCCGCGGCCGGCTCGGACGCCGGGCCTCGCTCGGCTGGCTCATCAGCCTCGTCGCGGGCATCGCCGCCGGGTTAATCCTCGCGCCCGGAGAGGCGGCCGTCGTCATCGGCATCGCCCTCTGCTCGACCGCGCTCGGCACGCTGCTGCCGATCCTGCGCGACGCGGGGGAACTGCCGACGCCCTTCGGCAAGGCCGTCGCGGCGGTCGGCGCCATCGGCGAGTTCGGCCCGCTCGTCGCGATCTCGATCTTCCTGGGCGGGCGGGAGCCCGGCCTGTCCACGGTGGTGCTCGTGCTGTTCGCCGCGTTCGCGGCGGGCGCCATCTGGCTCGCATTCCGCATCCCGCGGGGGGCGATGCACGCCTTCATCAACTCCACGCTGCACACCTCCGGCCAGTTCGCCATCCGCGTCATCTTCCTGATCCTCGCGGTGCTCGTCGCGCTCAGCGTCGTGCTCGATCTCGACATGCTGCTGGGGGCGTTCACGGCGGGCGTGGTCTGGCGCCTGCTCATGCGGGACGCGTCCGAGCACGACCGCCACGCGGTCGAGAGCAAGATCGAGGGCGTGGCCTTCGGCTTCATGGTGCCCATCTTCTTCATCTACACCGGGATCACCTTCGACCTCGAGGCGCTGATGGCAGACCCGGTGCTGCTGGTGCTCGTGCCGGTGGTGCTCGTCGCGCTGTTCGTGGTCCGCGGGCTGCCGTCGACCCTCGCGGTGCCGGAGGGATCGTCGCGGCGCGACCGGCTCGCGATGGCCCTCCTGGGGGCCACCGGCCTGCCGATCATCGTCGCCGTGACGGCGATCGGCGTGGACGAGGGGATCCTCACGACGACCCAGCAGTCCGTGCTCGTCGCGGGCGGCATGCTCTCGGTGCTCGTGTTCCCGCTCGTGGGCGTGACGCTGCGCGGTCGCCGGGCGACGGCCCCGATCGCACTGCAGGACGACATGGCGTGA
- a CDS encoding glutaminase yields the protein MSAVDLLEAARARLATAPREALGELVVPRRILGVARAARIEPRGSAWHLGVLLLTDDAVLATGEVIRARAEVRRGYTAESQRRRAELAAAARRGGFGEGETVHIGWRMLRPDALDGGEASAPLALADGVPSVRWSAAGGLVPLAAYLDERIGLLLDPPGGA from the coding sequence GTGAGCGCCGTCGACCTGCTGGAAGCCGCCCGGGCGCGCCTCGCGACCGCGCCGCGCGAGGCGCTGGGCGAGCTCGTGGTGCCGCGACGCATCCTCGGAGTCGCGCGCGCCGCGCGCATCGAGCCGCGTGGGAGTGCGTGGCACCTCGGCGTGCTGCTGCTCACCGACGACGCCGTGCTCGCGACCGGCGAGGTGATCCGCGCGCGTGCGGAGGTGCGGCGCGGCTACACCGCCGAGTCCCAGCGCCGGCGTGCGGAGCTCGCGGCAGCGGCCCGGCGCGGCGGCTTCGGCGAGGGAGAGACGGTCCACATCGGGTGGCGGATGCTGCGCCCCGACGCGCTCGACGGGGGCGAGGCATCCGCTCCACTGGCGCTTGCCGACGGCGTGCCCAGCGTCCGCTGGAGCGCGGCGGGCGGGCTCGTCCCCCTCGCCGCGTACCTCGACGAGCGGATCGGCCTTCTGCTCGACCCGCCGGGCGGTGCGTAG